Proteins encoded together in one Luteimonas fraxinea window:
- the hrpB gene encoding ATP-dependent helicase HrpB — protein MRDVVSLCAVTHAASPVFPITSLLPEIVSSLAVHPRLVLEAPPGAGKTTQVPLALRDAAWLGDRKIVMLEPRRVAARSAATFMARQLGDDVGGLVGYRIRFEQRISARTRIEVVTEGILTRMLQDDPELGDVGALLFDEFHERHLAGDLGLALARDVQTGLREDLRLVVMSATLDGARIAQWLDAPRLSSAGRSFPVDVSHVPPKRDEALEHQVRRVLVDALATQPGDALVFLPGQREIARCRAQLEAALPGDVELLVLHGELPVDAQTHVLQPSTDGRRRVVLATNVAESSVTLPGVRIVVDSGQAREPRFDPNSGFSRLEIVSISQASADQRAGRAGRVASGVALRLWPESQRLEPQRRPEIAQVDLAALALELAAWGDPSLAFPDPPPAGAMGAAHDLLQRLDALDTRGAITQTGRRMLALGTHPRLAAMLLAGADAGERALACDLCALLEARDPLRPLPGTPRSDGVAARWQALAAFRSGRTPADAQRGALAAIDAAAKQWRRRLKLDAAPPSSAPAHVFGDLLAHAFTDRIGYRHARDDARYTLSNGRMARLFDDSTLRGEQWIVASELRHETKDALLLRGAPVDEARLRRQWPERFTDADETRWDAERRALVGERVRRFDGIVLDARANGRVDPAQAAQALSDAVGALGLDVLPWRDGLRQWQARVQAVRAWMPELALPDLSDAALRATRDAWLRPAFAGITRLDALGADALADALQHQLDWSLRQQLDRMAPVRITVPSGMARAIDYAIEADGTPAPPVLAVKLQELFGLAKTPTVADGRVPLTIHLLSPAGRPLQVTRDLAGFWERTYPEVRKEMKGRYPKHPWPEDPWNAPATHRAKPRGT, from the coding sequence ATGCGTGACGTCGTTAGCCTGTGCGCCGTGACGCACGCCGCCTCTCCCGTCTTTCCCATCACGTCGTTGTTGCCGGAGATCGTCTCCAGCCTCGCCGTGCATCCGCGCCTGGTGCTCGAAGCGCCGCCGGGCGCGGGCAAGACCACGCAGGTGCCGCTGGCGCTGCGCGACGCGGCGTGGCTGGGCGACCGGAAGATCGTGATGCTGGAACCGCGGCGCGTCGCCGCGCGTTCGGCAGCGACGTTCATGGCGCGCCAGCTCGGCGACGACGTCGGCGGCCTCGTCGGTTATCGCATCCGTTTCGAGCAGCGCATCAGCGCGCGCACGCGGATCGAGGTCGTCACCGAAGGCATCCTGACGCGGATGCTGCAGGACGATCCGGAACTGGGCGACGTCGGCGCGCTGCTGTTCGACGAGTTCCACGAGCGCCATCTCGCCGGCGATCTCGGCCTCGCACTCGCGCGTGACGTGCAGACCGGTCTGCGCGAAGACCTGCGACTGGTGGTGATGTCGGCGACGCTCGACGGCGCGCGCATCGCGCAGTGGCTCGACGCGCCGCGACTGTCGAGCGCGGGCCGCAGCTTTCCGGTCGATGTCTCGCACGTACCGCCGAAGCGCGACGAGGCGCTCGAACACCAGGTGCGCCGTGTGCTCGTCGATGCCCTGGCGACACAGCCCGGCGATGCGCTGGTATTCCTGCCCGGCCAGCGCGAGATCGCACGCTGTCGCGCCCAGCTCGAAGCCGCGTTGCCCGGCGATGTCGAACTGCTGGTGTTGCATGGCGAACTGCCGGTCGACGCGCAGACGCATGTGCTGCAGCCATCGACCGATGGCCGTCGTCGTGTGGTGCTGGCCACCAACGTCGCCGAGAGCAGCGTGACCCTGCCGGGCGTGCGCATCGTCGTCGACAGCGGCCAGGCGCGCGAGCCGCGCTTCGATCCCAACAGTGGCTTCTCGCGTCTGGAGATCGTGTCCATCTCGCAGGCGTCGGCGGACCAGCGCGCGGGGCGCGCCGGGCGTGTCGCATCGGGCGTGGCGCTGCGCCTGTGGCCGGAATCGCAGCGGCTGGAGCCGCAGCGGCGCCCAGAGATCGCGCAGGTCGATCTCGCCGCACTCGCACTCGAACTCGCCGCGTGGGGCGATCCCTCGTTGGCATTTCCGGATCCACCGCCCGCCGGCGCGATGGGCGCCGCGCACGATCTGCTGCAGCGACTCGATGCGCTGGATACGCGCGGTGCGATCACGCAGACCGGGCGTCGCATGCTCGCGCTCGGCACGCATCCACGCCTCGCGGCGATGCTGCTGGCCGGCGCGGATGCCGGCGAACGCGCACTGGCCTGCGATCTGTGCGCGTTGCTGGAAGCGCGCGATCCGCTGCGGCCACTGCCGGGCACGCCGCGCTCGGATGGCGTGGCTGCGCGCTGGCAGGCGCTTGCGGCATTCCGCAGTGGACGCACGCCGGCCGATGCGCAACGCGGCGCGCTCGCCGCGATCGATGCGGCCGCCAAACAATGGCGCCGACGCCTGAAGCTCGACGCTGCGCCGCCGTCGTCCGCACCGGCGCACGTATTCGGCGATCTGCTCGCCCATGCATTTACCGATCGCATCGGCTATCGCCACGCGCGCGACGATGCGCGCTACACGCTCAGCAACGGCCGCATGGCCCGCCTGTTCGACGACAGCACCTTGCGCGGCGAACAGTGGATCGTCGCCAGCGAATTGCGCCACGAGACCAAGGACGCGCTGTTACTGCGCGGCGCGCCGGTCGACGAGGCGCGGCTGCGTCGGCAATGGCCGGAGCGCTTCACCGATGCCGACGAGACGCGCTGGGACGCCGAGCGTCGCGCGCTGGTCGGCGAGCGCGTACGCCGATTCGACGGCATCGTGCTCGACGCACGTGCAAACGGTCGCGTCGATCCGGCGCAGGCCGCGCAGGCACTGAGCGATGCGGTCGGTGCGCTCGGCCTCGATGTGCTGCCGTGGCGTGACGGTCTGCGGCAATGGCAGGCGCGCGTGCAGGCGGTGCGCGCGTGGATGCCCGAACTCGCACTGCCGGATCTCTCGGATGCGGCGCTGCGGGCGACGCGCGACGCGTGGCTGCGGCCCGCGTTCGCCGGCATCACCCGGCTCGATGCACTCGGCGCGGACGCACTGGCCGATGCTTTGCAGCACCAGCTGGACTGGTCACTGCGCCAGCAGCTCGATCGCATGGCGCCGGTGCGCATCACCGTGCCGTCGGGCATGGCGCGGGCGATCGACTACGCGATCGAGGCCGACGGCACGCCAGCGCCGCCGGTGCTCGCGGTCAAGCTGCAGGAACTGTTCGGCCTGGCGAAGACGCCGACCGTTGCCGATGGCCGCGTGCCGCTGACGATCCATCTGCTGTCGCCCGCGGGTCGCCCGTTGCAGGTCACGCGCGACCTCGCTGGCTTCTGGGAGCGCACGTATCCCGAAGTGCGCAAGGAAATGAAGGGGCGATATCCGAAGCATCCTTGGCCGGAAGATCCGTGGAATGCGCCTGCAACACATCGCGCGAAACCGCGCGGCACCTGA
- a CDS encoding hybrid sensor histidine kinase/response regulator, with translation MPNSANASGRILVVDDQPANLRVVSSLLSRHGYEVQTAPDGAEALAMLEARQPDLLLLDMLMPNMDGFALLAEIKQNPDLLRLPVVFLTVAQDRELLLRAFDAGAVDYVTKPFMPEELLARVNAHVGLKQTRDRLERIARERQELVNLVAHDLKNPLSSIWFASDMLVKNETKPERIPRYHKMIHESAEDALGYIRRYLETQDTSRKAAEAAQSTGLRDVLDWIVARYAMQFEDRGVQLQARAPDAAPLVAIDGLVLRQVAENLITNAIKYAPDSNVDISLRGGGVGFWQLLVEDRGPGIARDQQHALFRPFQRLAHAGKDDGRSSGLGLSLAKQIIVDLGGQLWYEDREGGGARFIIELPQMSAEAERPAANDDPQDDQT, from the coding sequence ATGCCGAACTCTGCAAACGCCAGCGGTCGCATCCTCGTCGTCGATGACCAGCCTGCGAACCTGCGTGTCGTCAGTTCGCTGCTGAGCCGTCACGGCTACGAGGTGCAGACGGCGCCCGACGGCGCCGAAGCGTTGGCGATGCTCGAAGCGCGCCAGCCCGACCTGCTGCTGCTCGACATGCTGATGCCGAACATGGACGGCTTCGCGCTGCTGGCCGAGATCAAGCAGAACCCGGATCTGCTGCGCCTGCCGGTGGTGTTCCTCACCGTCGCCCAGGACCGCGAACTGCTGCTGCGCGCGTTTGACGCCGGCGCGGTCGACTACGTCACCAAGCCCTTCATGCCCGAGGAGCTGCTCGCGCGCGTCAACGCGCACGTCGGCCTCAAGCAGACCCGCGACCGTCTCGAGCGCATCGCGCGCGAGCGCCAGGAGTTGGTGAACCTGGTCGCGCACGATCTGAAGAATCCGCTGTCGAGCATTTGGTTCGCCAGCGACATGCTGGTCAAGAACGAGACCAAGCCCGAGCGCATTCCGCGCTATCACAAGATGATCCACGAGAGCGCCGAAGACGCGCTCGGCTACATCCGTCGCTACCTGGAAACCCAGGACACCTCGCGCAAGGCCGCCGAGGCCGCGCAGTCGACGGGTCTGCGCGATGTGCTGGACTGGATCGTCGCGCGCTACGCCATGCAGTTCGAGGATCGCGGCGTGCAGTTGCAGGCGCGTGCGCCCGATGCCGCGCCGCTGGTCGCGATCGACGGGCTGGTGCTGCGCCAGGTCGCCGAGAACCTGATCACCAACGCGATCAAGTACGCGCCCGACAGCAACGTCGACATCTCGTTGCGCGGCGGCGGCGTGGGCTTCTGGCAGCTGCTGGTCGAAGACCGCGGCCCCGGTATCGCCCGCGACCAGCAGCACGCGCTGTTCCGGCCGTTCCAGCGGCTTGCTCATGCCGGCAAGGACGATGGCCGCTCCAGCGGTCTGGGCCTGTCGTTGGCCAAGCAGATCATCGTCGACCTCGGTGGCCAGCTCTGGTACGAGGACCGCGAAGGCGGCGGCGCGCGCTTCATCATCGAACTGCCGCAGATGTCCGCGGAGGCCGAACGTCCGGCTGCCAACGACGACCCGCAGGACGACCAGACATAA
- a CDS encoding pseudouridine synthase: MLVAFNKPYGVLCQFTDRSTPPRPTLAGFGLPPDVYAAGRLDHDSEGLLLLTDDGPLANRITDPRHKLPKTYRVQVEGTPSPDQLQALRDGVTLNDGPTRPAQVTLLDPPPVLWPRDPPVRFRKTVPDAWLELTIREGRNRQVRRMTAAVGLPTLRLVRVAIGDWSLDTLAPGAWRAL, encoded by the coding sequence ATGCTCGTCGCCTTCAACAAGCCCTACGGCGTGCTCTGCCAGTTCACCGACCGCAGCACGCCGCCGCGTCCGACGCTGGCCGGCTTCGGCCTGCCGCCCGATGTCTACGCCGCCGGGCGCCTCGACCACGACAGCGAAGGCCTGCTGCTGCTGACCGACGACGGCCCGCTGGCCAACCGCATCACCGATCCGCGCCACAAGCTGCCCAAGACCTACCGGGTGCAGGTGGAAGGCACGCCGTCGCCGGACCAGCTGCAGGCGCTGCGCGACGGCGTGACGCTCAACGACGGGCCGACCCGCCCGGCGCAGGTCACGCTGCTCGACCCGCCGCCGGTGCTGTGGCCGCGCGATCCGCCGGTGCGGTTCCGCAAGACCGTGCCCGACGCCTGGCTGGAACTGACCATCCGCGAAGGCCGCAACCGCCAGGTGCGGCGCATGACCGCGGCGGTGGGCCTGCCGACGCTGCGGCTGGTGCGGGTGGCGATCGGCGACTGGTCGCTGGACACGCTGGCGCCCGGCGCCTGGCGGGCGCTTTAA
- a CDS encoding methyltransferase, with amino-acid sequence MQRSLSFCAVALIALAGCASAPQVPADSAADLDSSNVARLDSALAGDWRSAENRARDQYRHPRETLAFFGVRPEQTVIEITPGSGAWYAEVLAPYLRDNGRYIAAMVDPASAAEGRGRDYQTSQRDGLQARFDGAPAQFDRARMVSYDPKAPRFGPSNSADVVLTFRNVHNWRSSGQAEGMFKGFYDVLRPGGVLGVVEHRAKADVPADDRSGYVGTAQVIALAQAAGFRVDGSSEVNANPKDTRDHADGVWMLPPANRHAPADAAKYAAIGESDRMTLRFVKP; translated from the coding sequence ATGCAACGCAGCTTGTCGTTCTGCGCCGTCGCCCTGATCGCCCTCGCCGGCTGCGCCAGCGCGCCGCAGGTGCCCGCCGATTCGGCCGCCGACCTCGACTCCAGCAATGTCGCCCGCCTCGACAGCGCACTCGCCGGTGACTGGCGCAGCGCCGAGAACCGCGCGCGTGACCAGTACCGTCATCCGCGCGAAACGCTGGCGTTCTTCGGCGTGCGTCCGGAGCAGACCGTCATCGAGATCACCCCCGGCAGCGGCGCGTGGTACGCCGAAGTGCTGGCGCCGTACCTGCGCGACAACGGTCGCTACATCGCGGCGATGGTCGACCCGGCAAGCGCCGCCGAGGGCCGGGGCCGCGATTACCAGACCAGCCAGCGTGACGGTTTGCAGGCCCGCTTCGACGGCGCGCCCGCGCAGTTCGATCGCGCGCGCATGGTGAGCTACGACCCGAAGGCACCGCGCTTCGGCCCGTCGAACTCCGCCGATGTCGTGCTCACCTTCCGCAACGTGCACAACTGGCGTTCGTCCGGTCAGGCCGAGGGCATGTTCAAGGGCTTCTACGACGTGCTGCGCCCGGGCGGCGTGCTGGGCGTGGTCGAACATCGTGCCAAGGCCGACGTGCCCGCCGACGACCGCAGCGGCTATGTCGGGACCGCGCAGGTCATCGCGCTCGCCCAGGCCGCGGGTTTCCGCGTCGACGGCAGCAGCGAGGTCAATGCGAATCCGAAGGACACACGCGACCATGCCGATGGCGTGTGGATGCTGCCGCCGGCCAATCGGCATGCCCCTGCGGACGCGGCAAAGTACGCCGCGATCGGCGAGAGCGACCGGATGACGCTGCGGTTTGTGAAGCCCTGA
- a CDS encoding aldo/keto reductase, whose product MSERELGRSGLRVSPLAFGGNVFGWSADEATTHALLDECVALGLNLVDTADVYSAWVDGNQGGESETLIGRWLQKSGKRERVVIATKVAKWPQRRGLSPANIQAACEDSLRRLRTDVIDLYQAHEDDPSVPLEDTLGAFSRLIEQGKVRAIGASNYIAPRLAEALDVAKRHHLPRYETLQPEYNLVDRAGYEAALEPLVREHGLGVIGYYSLASGFLSGKYRTEADAAKSSARGAQVVKQYLNARGKRVLAALDDAACRHAATVAQIALAWLIARPGVTAPIVSATSITQLRELAAARTLLLTKSDIAALDGASAG is encoded by the coding sequence ATGTCGGAACGCGAACTCGGACGTTCGGGACTCAGGGTTTCGCCACTGGCGTTCGGTGGCAACGTCTTCGGCTGGAGCGCCGACGAGGCCACGACACATGCGCTGCTCGACGAATGCGTCGCGCTGGGCCTCAATCTCGTCGATACCGCCGACGTGTATTCGGCCTGGGTCGACGGCAACCAGGGTGGCGAATCGGAAACACTGATCGGCCGCTGGCTGCAGAAGAGCGGCAAGCGCGAGCGGGTGGTGATCGCCACCAAGGTCGCCAAGTGGCCGCAGCGCAGGGGCCTGTCGCCGGCCAACATCCAGGCCGCGTGCGAGGACTCGCTGCGCCGCCTGCGCACCGATGTCATCGATCTCTACCAGGCGCACGAGGACGACCCGTCGGTGCCGCTGGAAGACACGCTGGGCGCGTTCTCGCGCCTGATCGAACAGGGCAAGGTGCGCGCGATCGGCGCGTCGAACTACATCGCGCCGCGTCTGGCCGAAGCACTCGACGTGGCCAAGCGCCACCACCTGCCGCGTTACGAAACGCTGCAGCCCGAATACAACCTCGTCGACCGCGCCGGTTACGAGGCCGCGCTGGAACCGCTGGTGCGCGAGCACGGGCTCGGCGTGATCGGCTACTACTCCCTGGCGAGCGGCTTTCTCAGCGGCAAATACCGCACCGAGGCCGACGCGGCGAAGAGCAGCGCGCGCGGCGCGCAGGTCGTGAAGCAGTACCTCAATGCACGCGGCAAGCGCGTGCTCGCTGCGCTCGACGATGCCGCGTGCCGGCATGCGGCGACCGTGGCCCAGATCGCGCTCGCATGGTTGATCGCACGGCCCGGCGTGACCGCGCCGATCGTCAGCGCGACCAGCATCACCCAGCTGCGCGAACTCGCGGCGGCGCGCACGTTGCTGCTGACGAAGTCCGACATCGCCGCGCTCGACGGCGCCAGCGCCGGATGA
- a CDS encoding NADP-dependent oxidoreductase, producing MSDSTATRIVLAARPTGAPTPDDFRVETFQVPAPRNGQVLLRNRWLSLDPYMRGRMNAGRSYAAPVEIGEVMDGGTISEVVQSLHPAWSPGDLVLAHAGWQTHAVVDGESLRRKLGPAGLPVQTALGVHGMPGFTAYAGLHEIGKPQHGETVVVAAASGPVGATVGQIAKLHGARAVGIAGGPDKVAHVRDDLGFDVALDRRADDFAEQLAAACPDGIDVYFENVGGKVFDAVLPLLNDFARIPVCGLVAHYNDTAPPAGPDRVPQLMGAILSRHLTVRGFIQRDFIALYPEFVREMGQWLRDGRVRYREDVVEGLENAPEAFIGMLAGRNFGKLLVKLD from the coding sequence ATGAGCGACTCCACCGCCACCCGCATCGTCCTCGCCGCGCGCCCGACCGGCGCGCCGACACCCGATGACTTCCGCGTCGAAACATTCCAGGTGCCTGCGCCGCGCAACGGCCAGGTGCTGCTGCGCAACCGCTGGCTGTCGCTCGACCCCTACATGCGCGGCCGCATGAACGCCGGTCGCTCCTACGCCGCGCCGGTCGAGATCGGTGAGGTCATGGACGGCGGCACGATCTCGGAAGTGGTGCAGTCGCTGCATCCGGCCTGGTCGCCGGGCGATCTGGTGCTCGCGCATGCCGGCTGGCAGACACACGCCGTCGTCGATGGCGAAAGCCTGCGCCGCAAACTCGGCCCCGCCGGCCTGCCGGTGCAGACCGCACTCGGCGTCCACGGCATGCCCGGCTTCACCGCCTACGCCGGCCTGCACGAGATCGGCAAGCCGCAGCACGGCGAAACCGTCGTCGTCGCCGCGGCGAGCGGACCGGTGGGCGCGACTGTCGGCCAGATCGCGAAACTCCACGGCGCACGCGCCGTCGGCATCGCCGGAGGCCCGGACAAGGTCGCGCACGTCCGCGACGACCTCGGCTTCGATGTCGCCCTCGACCGCCGCGCCGACGACTTCGCCGAGCAGCTCGCGGCTGCGTGCCCGGACGGCATCGACGTCTACTTCGAGAACGTCGGTGGCAAGGTGTTCGACGCCGTGCTGCCCCTGCTCAACGACTTCGCCCGCATTCCGGTGTGCGGCCTCGTCGCCCACTACAACGACACCGCTCCGCCCGCCGGCCCCGACCGCGTGCCGCAACTGATGGGCGCGATCCTGAGCCGCCACCTGACCGTCCGCGGTTTCATCCAGCGCGACTTCATCGCGCTCTATCCCGAGTTCGTGCGCGAGATGGGGCAGTGGTTGCGCGATGGACGCGTGCGGTATCGGGAGGATGTCGTGGAGGGTCTGGAGAACGCGCCGGAGGCATTCATCGGGATGTTGGCAGGGCGGAATTTCGGGAAGTTGCTGGTCAAGCTGGACTGA
- a CDS encoding LysR substrate-binding domain-containing protein → MAHDLNETLIFVKVVEQGSFIAAANALGLPKTTVSRKVQELEQRLGARLLNRTTRRLGLTEAGSIYHEHCQRIARGLEDAESAVAQLQSGPRGWLRFTVPYSIGITWIAPLLGDFQAQYPEIQLDMHMGNEKLDLIAGEADLALRIGTLPDSNLVARKLGSLRTQVFASQSYIEQHGEPLHPDDLQHHRTLVMRKSHNANNRFIWSLTDGRALRDFPVNPQLVANDPAALNWALIKGEGLMLTGDVMAKAFVEAGMAQRVLAGWTGPEVDFNAVFPGGRLVSPKVRAFVDFLIERLNFDADHMQTLCQVQQQALEAKAAGKVALAQLEKATRRVVVPVVDVEEEVVPVGR, encoded by the coding sequence ATGGCACACGATCTCAACGAGACCCTGATCTTCGTCAAGGTGGTCGAGCAGGGCAGCTTCATCGCTGCCGCCAATGCGCTTGGCCTGCCCAAGACCACGGTCAGCCGCAAAGTGCAGGAACTCGAACAGCGACTCGGCGCGCGCCTGCTCAACCGCACCACGCGCCGGCTTGGCCTGACCGAGGCCGGCAGCATCTATCACGAGCATTGCCAGCGCATCGCGCGCGGCCTCGAAGACGCCGAAAGCGCCGTCGCGCAGTTGCAGTCCGGCCCGCGCGGCTGGCTGCGTTTCACCGTGCCGTATTCGATCGGCATCACCTGGATCGCGCCGCTGCTCGGCGACTTCCAGGCGCAGTACCCCGAGATCCAGCTCGACATGCACATGGGCAACGAGAAGCTCGACCTGATCGCAGGCGAAGCCGACCTCGCCCTGCGCATCGGCACGCTGCCCGATTCCAACCTCGTCGCGCGCAAGCTCGGCAGCCTGCGCACGCAGGTCTTCGCCAGCCAGTCCTACATCGAACAGCACGGCGAACCGCTGCATCCCGACGACCTGCAGCACCACCGCACCCTGGTGATGCGCAAGAGCCATAACGCGAACAACCGCTTCATCTGGTCGCTCACCGACGGCCGCGCGCTGCGCGATTTCCCGGTGAACCCGCAGCTCGTTGCCAACGATCCCGCCGCGCTGAACTGGGCACTGATCAAGGGCGAAGGCCTGATGCTCACCGGCGATGTGATGGCCAAGGCCTTCGTCGAAGCCGGCATGGCGCAACGCGTGCTCGCCGGCTGGACCGGCCCTGAAGTCGACTTCAACGCCGTCTTCCCCGGCGGCCGACTGGTGTCACCGAAGGTGCGCGCGTTCGTCGATTTCCTGATCGAACGCCTGAACTTCGACGCCGACCACATGCAGACGCTCTGCCAGGTGCAGCAGCAGGCACTGGAAGCGAAGGCGGCGGGCAAGGTGGCGCTTGCGCAGCTGGAGAAGGCGACGCGGCGGGTGGTGGTGCCGGTGGTGGATGTCGAGGAGGAGGTTGTGCCGGTCGGCAGGTAA
- a CDS encoding SDR family NAD(P)-dependent oxidoreductase encodes MVGTRVVAQALAAGRRTIAVANDAEALDQLTVRHSAGLTTLFADIRSDGDAADLATRLRALPGPAPGSVIAAIRGAAGSQRVLDAPADFLRRRLDEDLLPHLSIARHLLPLLATQPRAGYVLVGGPGADHPWSGYGHHSIGASALRMLARVLHEEARTLPVRVQMLAVDSPVRCDANAAHARAQWPDVDAIADHALRLVDGAANADVALVRFPIGAAVRPPGLSDDLDVGPCAPTHSHQTDASALLRRLATAASPQESRS; translated from the coding sequence ATGGTCGGAACGCGCGTGGTTGCGCAGGCATTGGCCGCCGGGCGCCGCACGATCGCGGTCGCCAATGACGCCGAAGCGCTCGACCAGCTGACGGTCCGGCACAGTGCCGGACTGACCACGCTGTTCGCGGATATCCGCAGCGATGGTGATGCGGCCGATCTCGCCACGCGCCTGCGCGCACTGCCCGGCCCGGCACCGGGTTCGGTGATCGCGGCGATCCGTGGCGCGGCCGGCAGTCAGCGTGTGCTCGATGCGCCCGCGGACTTCCTGCGTCGCCGCCTTGATGAAGATCTGCTGCCGCACCTGTCGATCGCGCGCCATCTGCTGCCGCTGCTCGCCACGCAGCCGCGCGCCGGCTACGTGCTGGTCGGCGGCCCCGGCGCGGACCATCCGTGGTCGGGTTACGGCCATCACTCGATCGGCGCGTCCGCGCTGCGGATGCTCGCGCGGGTGCTGCACGAAGAAGCCCGCACGCTGCCGGTGCGCGTGCAGATGCTGGCCGTCGATTCGCCGGTGCGCTGCGATGCCAACGCCGCCCATGCGCGTGCGCAATGGCCGGATGTCGATGCGATCGCCGACCACGCGCTGCGTCTGGTCGATGGCGCCGCGAATGCAGACGTCGCCCTCGTGCGCTTCCCGATCGGCGCGGCCGTGCGCCCGCCGGGTCTGTCCGACGACCTCGATGTCGGCCCCTGCGCACCCACCCATTCCCACCAGACCGATGCCAGCGCCTTGCTGCGTCGCCTCGCCACCGCCGCCTCCCCCCAGGAATCACGCTCATGA
- a CDS encoding efflux RND transporter periplasmic adaptor subunit has protein sequence MIRSHLTPRAWRALAGTGLAVAVALVIAGCDTQAQEQTQPPPPDVGVAAVLSEQVQDWNDATGRIAAIESVELRPRVSGYVQRVAYAEGDEVKQGDLLFVIDPRPYRAALQRAEAELARARADAQLATTRHARAQSLIDASAISRDDFEARSAGRAEAEAAVRGAQAAVETARLDLAFTEVRAPVAGRAGRAMLTTGNLAQADASMLTTVVSQDPVHVYFETDERTYLRHQAMSRAGERTNADNAVRVGLADETGYPHAGTVDFLDNQIDPATGTVRARAVLPNPDRRFTPGLFARVQLEGAAARPAILIDDKAVITDQDRKFVYVVGEDNTAQRRDIVPGRVVEGLRVVESGLAAGDRVIVNGVQKVFMPGMPVAPKAVAMRGGAPIEAVAKR, from the coding sequence ATGATCCGCTCCCACCTCACACCGCGCGCGTGGCGCGCCCTTGCTGGCACCGGTCTCGCCGTTGCCGTCGCGCTGGTCATCGCCGGCTGCGACACCCAGGCCCAGGAACAGACCCAGCCGCCACCGCCGGATGTCGGCGTCGCCGCCGTGCTGTCGGAACAGGTGCAGGACTGGAACGACGCCACCGGCCGCATCGCCGCGATCGAAAGCGTCGAACTGCGCCCCCGCGTCAGCGGTTACGTGCAGCGCGTGGCCTACGCCGAAGGCGATGAAGTGAAGCAGGGCGACCTGCTGTTCGTCATCGATCCGCGTCCGTATCGCGCCGCGCTGCAGCGCGCGGAAGCCGAACTCGCCCGTGCCCGCGCCGATGCGCAGCTGGCGACCACGCGTCATGCCCGCGCACAGTCGCTGATCGATGCCAGCGCGATCTCGCGCGACGATTTCGAAGCCCGCAGCGCCGGTCGCGCCGAAGCCGAAGCCGCGGTACGCGGTGCGCAGGCCGCGGTCGAAACCGCACGACTGGATCTGGCATTCACCGAAGTGCGTGCGCCGGTTGCCGGTCGCGCCGGTCGCGCGATGCTGACCACCGGCAACCTCGCCCAGGCCGATGCGTCGATGCTGACCACCGTGGTCTCGCAGGATCCGGTGCACGTCTACTTCGAGACTGATGAGCGCACCTATCTGCGCCACCAGGCGATGTCGCGCGCCGGCGAGCGCACCAATGCCGACAACGCGGTGCGCGTGGGTCTGGCCGACGAGACCGGTTATCCGCACGCCGGCACCGTCGACTTCCTCGACAACCAGATCGATCCCGCGACCGGCACCGTGCGCGCCCGCGCCGTACTGCCGAACCCGGACCGCCGCTTCACCCCGGGCCTGTTCGCTCGCGTGCAGCTGGAAGGCGCGGCCGCGCGCCCGGCGATCCTGATCGACGACAAGGCCGTGATCACCGACCAGGACCGCAAGTTCGTCTACGTCGTCGGCGAGGACAACACCGCACAGCGCCGCGACATCGTGCCGGGCCGCGTCGTCGAAGGCCTGCGCGTCGTCGAATCGGGTCTCGCCGCCGGCGACCGCGTGATCGTCAACGGCGTGCAGAAGGTCTTCATGCCGGGCATGCCGGTTGCGCCGAAGGCCGTCGCGATGCGCGGTGGTGCGCCGATCGAGGCGGTCGCGAAGCGCTGA